GAAAGACGAATGAGTCAAACCCTTGTTCCCAGCAGCGCGGCCATCAGGAAACACGGGGGAAAGGACATACCACCATGGCGTGAACGGCAAACGGCCAGCCGGGAGCGGAAGCTTCCGGCCTTCGTGCCTCTTTACCGCAGCGCAGAGAAAGGAGTTTTTTTCCTTCCCGGCGTCCTGCTTTATTTCAGTTTCCGCAAGGGCCGGAGGCGCTTCATCAGGCCTTTTTCATCCATTTTTTACAGACATAACCCCGGCAGTATGCCTAACGCGCGGCGCGTTAGGGACTCTATTTTGTTGACGGCTTCGTGTGAATTCATCATCCGGAGCCGGGTCCGGGAGCAGCCGGGGAACCTGTTTTCCACCTGCCGGCCACCCTCTGAGAGAATAACCCGAAATACATTTACAAGGAATCTGACAAAATGAAAAACGGAATCATGATGCAATATTTTGAGTGGAACCTGCCCAATGACGGGCAGTTCTGGAACAAGCTGAAAGAAGACGCCCCCCATCTGGAAGAGATTGGCGTCACAGCCGTCTGGATTCCGCCGGCTTACAAGGGCAAGGAACAGAATGACGTGGGTTACGGCACCTACGACCTGTTTGACCTGGGTGAATTCGACCAGAAAAACACCGTCCGCACCAAATACGGCACCAAGCAGGAGCTCCAGGACGCCATCAAGGCCCTTCATGAACACCACGTGGGCGTTTACCTGGACGCCGTGATGAACCACAAGGCCGGAGCGGATTATACGGAAAAATTCATGGCCAAGGAAGTGGACCAGCAGAACCGGGACCAGGAAATTACGGACGCGTACGAGATCGAAGGCTGGACCGGCTTCAACTTCCCCGGACGCGGAGACAAGTATTCCGACTTCAAATGGCACTGGTACCACTTCACCGGCACGGACTATGACGCCGCTACGGAAAAGACCGCCATCTTCAAGATCATGGGGGACGGCAAGAGCTGGAGCGAAGGCGTGGACGAAGAAAACGGCAATTATGACTACCTCATGTTCGCCAATCTGGACTTTGACCACCCGGAAGTGGTGAAGGAAATGGAAAAATGGGGCGTTTGGGTATCCCGGGAACTGGACCTGGACGGCATGAGGCTGGACGCCATCAAGCATATCAATGACGAGTTCATCAAGAAATTCCTGGCGGCCGTCCGTAAGGACAGGGGAGAGGACTTCTACGCCGTGGGCGAATACTGGAAGCAGGACTTGGATTCCCTGAACGAGTACCTCAAGGAGGAACGCTACAAGGTGGACCTGTTTGACGTGCCCCTGCACTACAACATGTACCAGGCCTCCAAGCAGGGCCGGGATTACGACCTCTCCAAGATTCTGGACGGCACCCTGGTCCAGAACCACCCCACGCTGGCCGTCACCTTTGTGGACAACCATGACTCCCAGTGGGGCAGCTCCCTGGAATCAGCCGTGGAAGACTGGTTCAAGCCCTCCGCCTACGCGCTTATCCTGCTCATGAAGGAAGGCTACCCCTGCATCTTTTACGGAGATTACTACGGCGTGAGCGGCAACCCGCCCATGCACCGCGGCATCATCGACAACCTGCTGGAAATCCGCAAGAACCATGCGTTCGGGGAGCAGAACTACTACTTTG
This DNA window, taken from Akkermansia muciniphila, encodes the following:
- a CDS encoding alpha-amylase, which gives rise to MKNGIMMQYFEWNLPNDGQFWNKLKEDAPHLEEIGVTAVWIPPAYKGKEQNDVGYGTYDLFDLGEFDQKNTVRTKYGTKQELQDAIKALHEHHVGVYLDAVMNHKAGADYTEKFMAKEVDQQNRDQEITDAYEIEGWTGFNFPGRGDKYSDFKWHWYHFTGTDYDAATEKTAIFKIMGDGKSWSEGVDEENGNYDYLMFANLDFDHPEVVKEMEKWGVWVSRELDLDGMRLDAIKHINDEFIKKFLAAVRKDRGEDFYAVGEYWKQDLDSLNEYLKEERYKVDLFDVPLHYNMYQASKQGRDYDLSKILDGTLVQNHPTLAVTFVDNHDSQWGSSLESAVEDWFKPSAYALILLMKEGYPCIFYGDYYGVSGNPPMHRGIIDNLLEIRKNHAFGEQNYYFDHPNTIGFTRVGDENHPKSGVAVLISNGEDGDKVMNVGKQHAGETWKEATGNVEETVTIDEEGNGQFLVHGGNVAVWIPENAPQDPKQDARVEDEK